The sequence GTGGAGCTGCCTTCAGCTGCGCTTATGGCAGATGAGCTGGCAAAACATGTGGATTTTTTTAGTGTAGGAACAAATGATCTTACACAATATACATTAGGAGTAGATAGGAACAATGAGTATGTGGCCGATCTTTTCGATCCCATTCATCCGTCGATTCTCTATTTGCTGGAAAGAATTATACAGTCCGCTGAGAGGGAGGGTATAGAGGCAACTATATGTGGGGAAATGGCTGGGGACCCTCTGTTTATCCCAGTCTTGTTGGGGCTGGGGTACAGGAGTCTTAGTATGAGTCCTACCAATGTATTAAAGGTGATATATGTAATAAATCACCTGAATATAGCTGATTGTAAAGAGCTGGTGAAAAGATTACGTAGCTTCTATATGAGAGGTGAACATTATAAGCTTCTTAAAGAGTTTGCTACAGAACATTTTAAGGGGGTCTATTTCAATGATTAGATATGTTGTAAAGTTTATCCATGTTATTTTAGTATTTATTTTGTTTACCCAGATAGCACTTTCAGAGATTCTTAATGGGAAGGTAGTGGGTGTCTCTGATGGGGATACGATTACGGTCCTTTTGCAGGGGAATAAGCCTGTAAAGGTCAGATTAGCACAAATAGATGCCCCTGAAAAAAATCAAGATTTCGGCCAAAAATCCAAACAGTCTTTATCTGATATGATCTACATGAAGGATGTAACTGTCAAAGTATGGGATCAGGATAGGTATGGTAGAGTTGTTGGTCAGGTTTTTTTAAATGGTATCGATATAAATCTCGAACAGATCAAAAAGGGTATGGCTTGGGTTTATACTAAATATGCCAAAGACCCAAAGTACTTTGAGGAGATGGAGATAGCCAAAAGTAAAAAGTTAGGTCTATGGTCTATGAAAAACCCAATACCTCCATGGGAATTCAGAAAGGAGAAAAAAAATAAACCCTAAGAGTATGTTAGTTCTCTTAGGGTGATAGTTGGCTTTAGAAACGCTAATTTAAAGACCAAGAACATCAAACATACTGTACTTACCCTTGGGCTTATTGTGCAACCATTTTGCTGCAGCTACTGCCCCTTTTGCAAAAGTGTCTCTCGTGTGGGCTTTGTGGGTTATTTCAATCCTTTCTCCATTACCACAGAAGATCACGGTGTGCTCTCCCACTATATCACCTGCTCTGATTGTTTGTATACCAATCTCCTTATCAGTTCTCTCGCCTATAAGTCCTTTTCTGGCATAAACTAAGTCTTTGTCCATATCTCTACCTAGGGCATTAACTATTGTTTCGGCCATTTTCATCGCAGTGCCACTTGGTGCATCTTTTTTCATTCTGTGGTGGGCTTCTATTATTTCGATGTCGTATCTATCGCCGACGGTCTTTGCAACCAACTCAAGTACTTTTAAAGTAAGATTCACACCGAGGCTTGTGTTTGCGGCTAAGATAAAGGGGACGGTATCAGATAACCTATCTATAGACTTTACCTGATCACTGTTAAAGCCGGTGCTACCTATAAGAATCGGTTTTTGTGCTTTTAAATAGCTGTTTAGATTGTGAAATGTAGCTTCGGCGCCAGTAAAATCGATAATAACATCCGATACTGCTGCGCCATCTAAGATATTGGAGCTGATTTTTACCCCCAATTCACCACAGCCTGCGATAAGTCCAGCATCCTGTCCAAGAAGTGGGCACTTTTCATGTTCGATGGCAGCAGAAAGGGTTGTTTCCGGATCCTCGTTGATAAAATGGATGATACGTCTTCCCATTTTCCCTGCAGCACCCACCATCATTATTTTAATCTGAGACATATTTTTACCTCACCAATTTGATATTTAGATCTATTAGGATTTTTCTTAATTTCTCTGTACCTTCTGGTGTCATCTCCACAAGGGGTAGTCTAATATCATTTTCTATGATGCCCATTAGATATAAGGCTTTTTTAACAGGGATTGGATTTGTTTCTAAAAAGATACCTTTGAATAATGGGAATAGTTTTAAGTGAAGTCTTTTTGCCTCCTCTATTTTACCATTAAGCCAACATTCAACCATTGTGGAGACCTCTTTGGGGGCTATGTTAGAGGCTACAGAGATGACACCCTTACCACCCAAAGCCATCATAGGTATTGTCATAGAAT comes from Calditerrivibrio sp. and encodes:
- a CDS encoding thermonuclease family protein codes for the protein MIRYVVKFIHVILVFILFTQIALSEILNGKVVGVSDGDTITVLLQGNKPVKVRLAQIDAPEKNQDFGQKSKQSLSDMIYMKDVTVKVWDQDRYGRVVGQVFLNGIDINLEQIKKGMAWVYTKYAKDPKYFEEMEIAKSKKLGLWSMKNPIPPWEFRKEKKNKP
- the dapB gene encoding 4-hydroxy-tetrahydrodipicolinate reductase translates to MSQIKIMMVGAAGKMGRRIIHFINEDPETTLSAAIEHEKCPLLGQDAGLIAGCGELGVKISSNILDGAAVSDVIIDFTGAEATFHNLNSYLKAQKPILIGSTGFNSDQVKSIDRLSDTVPFILAANTSLGVNLTLKVLELVAKTVGDRYDIEIIEAHHRMKKDAPSGTAMKMAETIVNALGRDMDKDLVYARKGLIGERTDKEIGIQTIRAGDIVGEHTVIFCGNGERIEITHKAHTRDTFAKGAVAAAKWLHNKPKGKYSMFDVLGL